One stretch of Armatimonadota bacterium DNA includes these proteins:
- a CDS encoding ParB/RepB/Spo0J family partition protein, with the protein MAKRRTAASGAVAPPKAFPFVDPHRGQELLFTVVPVDRLEVIAHQRKPSTGLVRRLVTSIERLGFLVPVVAVPKALRQGEYLIIDGQHRFLAAKELGLRELPVVVVPPALAERMMNLNIEKEPNVREKAQVALAIYRQHLQARPELPESDPEIVDTLEHPYFVTLGIAYEQNEKLLGSAFEQLLRRCDGFVPDPLRTAYEIRRSRATKLLEADRLVHAVAAQLREAGTWHPYVYHQIINAANPHRRKRTPVAFDVLFDALLQRLRELERDPQRVFGEERG; encoded by the coding sequence GTGGCCAAGCGGAGGACGGCGGCGTCGGGCGCGGTAGCGCCCCCGAAGGCCTTTCCCTTTGTGGATCCCCACCGGGGTCAGGAGCTCCTGTTCACCGTGGTGCCCGTGGATCGGCTGGAGGTCATCGCCCACCAGCGCAAGCCCAGCACGGGACTCGTGCGTCGCCTGGTGACCTCCATCGAGCGGCTGGGGTTCCTCGTGCCGGTGGTGGCGGTGCCCAAAGCCCTCCGCCAGGGGGAGTATTTGATCATCGACGGCCAGCACCGGTTCCTGGCGGCCAAGGAGCTGGGGCTCCGGGAGCTCCCCGTGGTCGTGGTGCCCCCCGCCCTGGCGGAGCGCATGATGAACCTCAACATCGAGAAGGAGCCCAACGTCCGGGAGAAGGCGCAGGTGGCCCTGGCCATCTACCGCCAGCACCTCCAGGCCCGGCCGGAGCTTCCCGAGAGCGATCCCGAGATCGTGGACACCCTGGAGCACCCGTACTTCGTGACCCTGGGGATCGCCTACGAGCAGAACGAGAAGCTACTGGGCAGCGCCTTCGAGCAGCTCCTGCGAAGGTGCGACGGGTTTGTCCCGGACCCCCTCCGCACCGCCTACGAGATCCGGAGAAGCCGGGCCACAAAGCTCCTGGAGGCGGACCGGCTCGTGCACGCGGTGGCGGCCCAACTGCGGGAGGCGGGCACCTGGCATCCCTACGTCTACCACCAGATCATCAACGCCGCAAACCCGCATCGCCGCAAGCGCACGCCCGTGGCCTTCGACGTCCTCTTCGACGCGCTCCTCCAGCGGCTCCGGGAACTCGAGCGGGACCCGCAGCGGGTGTTCGGGGAGGAAAGGGGTTAG
- the serA gene encoding phosphoglycerate dehydrogenase, with protein sequence MEARPKILVADGLSEAGLRRLREAAEVEVYRGLDEAALRDRIRGVDALIVRSATRVTASIFQAADRLRVVARAGVGTDNVDVEAATRAGVLVLNTPEASVRATAEHTLALLLALCRNIPQANAALREGEWARERFVGTELYGKTLGIVGLGRIGSEVARRAQAFGMRVIAHDPYLSDERAAQLGVTLVPFEVLLREADLITLHVPLNPQTRGMLNAEALRKTKRGVRIVNCARGGLVDEEALLGALEEGHVAGAALDVFETEPPRDLRLVRHPRVVATPHLGASTREAQEAIGLEVAEQVLEALAGRLPRGAVNVAAYRTESWERVAPHLELARILGALSRQLARGRIRSVEVRLEGELSRVEGQLLSASFLVGLLEGVVERTVNLVNAHVVATERGLRVVEVRQEQAEDFSSLMLATTHTDEGTWVLGGTLFGRREPRIVRINEHTIDLAPATHMLFVWNLDRPGMIGKVGTILGRHAVNIAGMYLGRAAPGGVAVMVLTTDQPTPPEAVEEIRRVDGIYGVQPVQL encoded by the coding sequence GTGGAGGCGCGGCCAAAGATCCTGGTGGCGGACGGCCTCAGCGAGGCGGGGTTGCGCAGGCTGCGGGAGGCCGCGGAGGTCGAAGTGTACCGGGGCCTGGACGAGGCGGCCCTCAGGGATCGCATTCGGGGCGTGGACGCCCTCATCGTGCGCAGCGCCACCCGGGTCACCGCCTCCATCTTCCAGGCCGCGGACCGGTTGCGGGTGGTGGCGCGGGCCGGGGTCGGGACCGACAACGTGGACGTGGAGGCCGCCACCCGGGCGGGTGTTCTGGTGCTCAACACCCCGGAGGCCAGCGTGCGGGCCACCGCGGAGCATACCCTGGCCCTCCTCCTGGCCCTGTGCCGGAACATCCCCCAGGCCAACGCGGCGCTCCGGGAAGGGGAGTGGGCGCGGGAGCGGTTCGTGGGCACGGAGCTGTACGGGAAGACCCTGGGCATCGTGGGGCTTGGCCGGATCGGGAGCGAGGTGGCCAGGCGGGCGCAGGCCTTCGGCATGCGCGTCATCGCCCACGACCCCTATCTCAGCGACGAACGGGCAGCTCAGCTGGGCGTGACCCTGGTCCCGTTCGAGGTCCTGTTGCGGGAGGCCGACCTCATCACCCTGCACGTCCCCCTCAACCCGCAGACCCGCGGGATGCTGAACGCGGAGGCCCTTCGGAAGACAAAGCGGGGGGTGCGGATCGTGAACTGCGCCCGGGGCGGGCTCGTGGACGAGGAGGCCCTGCTGGGCGCCCTCGAGGAAGGGCACGTGGCGGGAGCGGCCCTGGACGTCTTCGAGACGGAGCCGCCTCGCGATCTGCGCCTGGTGCGCCACCCCCGGGTGGTGGCAACCCCCCACCTGGGAGCCTCCACCCGGGAAGCCCAGGAGGCCATCGGGTTGGAGGTGGCGGAGCAGGTGCTGGAGGCCCTGGCGGGTCGGCTGCCCCGGGGCGCGGTGAACGTGGCCGCGTACCGCACGGAATCCTGGGAGCGCGTCGCCCCGCACCTGGAGTTGGCTCGCATCCTCGGAGCCCTCAGCCGTCAACTCGCCCGGGGTCGGATCCGCTCCGTGGAGGTGCGACTGGAGGGGGAGCTGAGCCGCGTGGAGGGACAGCTCCTCAGCGCCTCCTTCCTGGTGGGGCTGCTGGAAGGGGTGGTGGAGCGTACCGTGAACCTGGTGAACGCCCACGTGGTGGCCACGGAGCGGGGGCTACGGGTGGTGGAGGTGCGGCAGGAACAGGCGGAGGACTTCAGCAGCCTCATGCTGGCCACCACGCACACGGACGAGGGCACCTGGGTGCTGGGCGGGACCCTGTTCGGCCGGCGGGAGCCCCGGATCGTGCGCATCAACGAGCACACCATCGATCTCGCGCCGGCCACCCACATGCTCTTCGTGTGGAACCTGGACCGGCCGGGCATGATCGGTAAGGTGGGCACCATCCTGGGCCGGCACGCGGTGAACATCGCGGGGATGTACCTGGGCCGGGCCGCGCCGGGCGGGGTGGCGGTGATGGTACTCACCACGGACCAGCCCACGCCCCCAGAGGCCGTAGAGGAGATCCGGCGGGTGGATGGGATCTACGGCGTCCAGCCCGTGCAGCTGTAG
- a CDS encoding alanine--glyoxylate aminotransferase family protein, with protein MEDLLLIPGPTPVPPSVREASARPMVNHRSPAFARILQEVLEGMRWVYRTRAPVLPYASSGTGVLEAAVVNTLSPGDPVLALVCGAFGERFARIAEIYGAHVTRVEVEWGSAVPPEMVAEQLRRRPDVRAVLVTHNETSTGIANDLEAIARARGDHPALLLVDAVSSLGAMPLEMDAWGLDVVVTASQKALMCPPGVAFVAANGRAWEAHRTARMPRFYWDFTLLRASLEREIPETPFTPAISVFYALQEGLRLLREEGLEASFARHRRLARAVRAGVEALGLRPVADPAHASSAVTAVWVPEGVSARALVDAVYERHRIVLAGGQGKLSGRIFRIGHLGYVRPEDVLRCMEALEDVLALLGVPLERGSGVQAAEEALQEVAV; from the coding sequence ATGGAGGATCTGCTGCTGATTCCGGGACCCACCCCGGTTCCGCCGTCCGTGCGGGAGGCCTCCGCCCGCCCCATGGTGAACCACCGGAGCCCGGCCTTCGCCCGCATCCTGCAGGAGGTGCTGGAGGGGATGCGGTGGGTGTACCGTACGCGTGCCCCGGTGCTCCCGTACGCCTCCTCCGGGACCGGGGTTCTGGAGGCCGCGGTGGTGAACACCCTCTCCCCCGGGGACCCCGTGCTGGCCCTGGTGTGCGGGGCCTTCGGCGAACGGTTCGCGCGGATCGCGGAGATCTACGGAGCCCACGTCACCCGGGTCGAGGTGGAGTGGGGGAGCGCGGTTCCGCCGGAGATGGTGGCGGAGCAGCTGCGCCGCCGCCCGGATGTCCGGGCGGTGCTGGTGACCCACAACGAGACCTCCACGGGCATCGCCAACGACCTCGAGGCCATCGCGCGGGCGCGGGGTGACCACCCGGCGCTCCTGCTGGTAGACGCGGTCTCCTCCCTGGGCGCCATGCCTCTGGAGATGGACGCATGGGGTCTGGATGTGGTGGTGACCGCCTCTCAGAAGGCCCTGATGTGTCCCCCGGGGGTGGCCTTCGTGGCCGCGAATGGGCGGGCCTGGGAGGCCCACCGGACGGCCCGCATGCCCCGCTTCTACTGGGACTTCACCCTGCTCCGGGCTTCTCTCGAGCGGGAGATCCCGGAGACGCCCTTCACCCCCGCCATCTCCGTTTTCTACGCCCTTCAGGAGGGGCTGCGGTTGCTGCGGGAAGAAGGGTTGGAGGCCAGCTTCGCCCGCCACCGCCGGCTCGCCCGGGCGGTGCGGGCCGGGGTTGAGGCGCTGGGGCTTCGCCCCGTGGCGGATCCTGCCCACGCCAGCAGCGCGGTCACCGCGGTGTGGGTTCCGGAGGGCGTGAGCGCCCGGGCCCTGGTGGATGCCGTGTACGAGCGCCACCGCATCGTGCTCGCAGGAGGCCAAGGGAAACTCAGCGGCAGGATCTTCCGGATCGGGCACCTCGGCTACGTACGGCCGGAGGACGTCCTCCGTTGCATGGAAGCTCTGGAGGACGTGCTCGCCCTCCTCGGCGTGCCCCTTGAGCGGGGCTCGGGCGTGCAGGCCGCGGAGGAGGCCCTGCAGGAGGTGGCGGTCTAG
- a CDS encoding archease: MPFEVLEHTAEVGLRVEAESLEGVFRDLCAGLFSLITDPSAVRPERTWEVTVEAPDRVALAVEWLNELLYLNARDGMVAHGAEVLEVSDGRLRARLHGEPFDPKRHPRGIEVKAATYHQARVEREGDRWVAVVYVDV, translated from the coding sequence ATGCCGTTCGAGGTCCTGGAGCACACCGCGGAAGTGGGTCTGCGGGTGGAGGCGGAGAGCCTGGAGGGCGTGTTCCGGGACCTGTGTGCGGGCCTGTTTTCCCTCATCACGGATCCCTCCGCGGTGCGCCCGGAGCGTACGTGGGAGGTGACCGTGGAGGCACCGGACCGGGTGGCCCTGGCTGTGGAGTGGCTCAACGAGCTCCTTTACCTCAACGCCCGGGACGGCATGGTGGCCCACGGGGCGGAGGTCCTGGAGGTGTCCGATGGTCGCCTGCGGGCCCGCCTGCACGGGGAACCTTTCGATCCGAAGCGCCACCCCCGGGGCATCGAGGTGAAGGCCGCCACTTACCACCAGGCCCGGGTCGAGCGGGAGGGGGATCGGTGGGTGGCGGTGGTGTACGTAGACGTGTGA
- the selD gene encoding selenide, water dikinase SelD encodes MTERERVRLTSLVDCAGUASKLGPEDLEQILAWIPPTPDPNLLVGLEARDDAAVYRLDAQRALVLTMDVFTPVVDDPYAYGAIAAANSLSDLYAMGARPFLALNLLAYPQGRLPREVVAEIVRGGTEKMREAGVVVAGGHSLDDPQPKFGYAAAGFVHPERVITNAGARPGDRLLLTKPLGIGVITTGIKRERASPEAAEAATRVMLELNRAASEAMVEVGVHACTDVTGYGLVGHLHELAAASGVDVRLYASRVPVLEEAWDLAREGVFPGGTHRNRRAASRYTRWHPEVEEICQLLLCDAQTSGGLLLAVGPDRMAALRDALTARGVRAAEVGEVLGKGEGRIEVVP; translated from the coding sequence TTGACCGAGCGGGAGAGGGTACGGCTCACCAGCCTCGTGGACTGCGCGGGTTGAGCGTCCAAGCTGGGTCCGGAGGACCTGGAACAGATCCTGGCGTGGATCCCGCCGACCCCGGACCCCAACCTCCTGGTGGGGCTGGAGGCCCGGGACGACGCCGCGGTCTACCGGCTCGATGCCCAACGGGCCCTCGTCCTTACCATGGACGTGTTCACGCCGGTGGTGGACGACCCGTACGCCTACGGGGCCATCGCGGCCGCGAACAGCCTCTCGGACCTCTACGCCATGGGCGCCCGGCCGTTTCTGGCCCTCAACCTCCTCGCCTACCCCCAGGGCCGGCTCCCCCGGGAGGTGGTGGCGGAGATCGTCCGGGGAGGGACGGAAAAGATGCGGGAGGCGGGGGTGGTGGTGGCGGGCGGGCACTCCCTGGACGACCCGCAACCCAAGTTCGGGTACGCGGCGGCAGGGTTCGTGCACCCGGAACGGGTGATCACGAACGCCGGCGCCCGGCCCGGGGACCGGCTCCTCCTCACCAAGCCCTTGGGGATCGGGGTAATCACCACGGGGATCAAGCGGGAGCGGGCAAGTCCGGAGGCGGCGGAGGCCGCGACCCGGGTGATGCTGGAGTTGAACCGGGCCGCCTCGGAGGCCATGGTGGAGGTCGGTGTGCACGCGTGCACCGACGTGACCGGCTACGGACTCGTGGGCCACCTCCACGAGCTCGCGGCGGCCTCGGGCGTGGACGTGCGCCTCTACGCCTCCCGGGTCCCGGTGCTGGAGGAGGCTTGGGATCTCGCCCGGGAGGGCGTTTTCCCCGGCGGCACCCACCGAAACCGGCGTGCGGCCTCCCGGTACACGCGGTGGCATCCCGAAGTCGAGGAGATCTGCCAGCTCCTCCTGTGCGACGCCCAGACGAGCGGCGGGCTCCTCCTCGCGGTCGGCCCGGATCGGATGGCAGCCCTGCGGGATGCCCTCACGGCCCGGGGCGTGCGGGCCGCGGAGGTCGGGGAGGTCCTGGGGAAGGGGGAGGGACGGATCGAGGTGGTGCCATGA
- a CDS encoding LysR family transcriptional regulator — translation MLNVHQLKIFHTVARAGSFSRAAEALGITQPSVSIQVRDLERALGVELFEQIGKRTFLTEAGKVLEEYASRILSLLEEAEEAVREVRGSSGGTLRVGAESTAGTYLLPPVLREVRARFPEAVITLEIQGARQIQERILRNELDCGIVGPSLRHEALVYIPYRMDELVPIAAPDSPAARRGGLSPAELARERLILRERGSGTREATEQAFRNLGLPVNPAMELPSTEAVIQAVAANLGVGIVSRIAAEGAIRAGQVVVLEVPDFRPVRALWAVRHGEKRLTALLRTFLDLLTSTQVPQTSEDTSTSEAAVS, via the coding sequence ATGCTGAACGTCCACCAGCTCAAGATCTTCCACACGGTGGCCCGGGCGGGGTCCTTCTCCCGTGCCGCGGAAGCCCTGGGGATCACCCAGCCCTCCGTGAGCATCCAGGTTCGGGACCTGGAGCGCGCGTTGGGGGTAGAGCTCTTTGAGCAGATCGGCAAGCGCACCTTCCTCACGGAGGCGGGGAAGGTCCTGGAGGAGTACGCCTCCCGCATCCTGAGCCTGCTGGAGGAGGCGGAGGAGGCGGTCCGGGAGGTCCGGGGTTCCTCGGGGGGCACCCTGCGGGTGGGCGCGGAGTCCACCGCGGGCACTTACCTGCTCCCCCCCGTCCTCCGGGAGGTGCGGGCCCGGTTCCCGGAGGCCGTGATCACCCTGGAGATCCAGGGGGCACGCCAGATCCAGGAAAGGATCCTCCGCAACGAGCTGGACTGCGGCATCGTGGGCCCCAGCCTCCGCCACGAGGCCCTGGTCTACATCCCCTACCGCATGGACGAGCTGGTTCCCATCGCGGCTCCGGACAGCCCCGCGGCGCGGCGGGGGGGGCTCAGCCCCGCGGAGCTCGCCCGGGAGCGGCTCATCCTCCGGGAGCGGGGGAGCGGTACCCGGGAGGCCACGGAGCAGGCCTTCCGCAACCTGGGCCTCCCCGTCAACCCCGCCATGGAGCTGCCCAGCACGGAAGCGGTGATCCAGGCCGTGGCCGCGAACCTTGGGGTAGGCATCGTCTCCCGGATCGCGGCGGAGGGGGCGATCCGGGCGGGGCAGGTGGTGGTCCTGGAGGTTCCTGACTTCCGTCCCGTGCGTGCCCTGTGGGCGGTCCGGCACGGGGAGAAGCGGCTGACGGCTTTGCTGCGCACCTTCCTCGACCTGCTCACGAGCACGCAGGTGCCGCAGACCTCGGAGGACACTTCCACGAGCGAGGCGGCGGTCTCGTAG
- the rsgA gene encoding ribosome small subunit-dependent GTPase A, whose amino-acid sequence MEGIVTKAVGGFFFVHHGGRTYRCVARGKLRRRMAEGEGPGRIVPGDRVRFGLLSGEEGVIEEVLPRTHQLAKPAAADPHRLQVIAANVDQACVVFASRRPDPDPHAIDRFLALAEGSGLRPFLCFNKVDLGEPGELAHLYGRIGYPVLRTSALTGEGLETLRETLRGHLTVIVGPSGVGKSSLLNALLRTHRLRVGEVSPRTGRGRHTTTAAELVTVGEDAFVVDTPGVQVLEFVHLRPEEIARCFPEIRERARGCAFGDCLHRAEPGCAVREAIAAGEIPLSRYESYLRMLEEAEEAERERYA is encoded by the coding sequence ATGGAGGGAATCGTCACCAAGGCCGTGGGCGGGTTCTTCTTCGTGCACCACGGAGGCCGCACGTATCGGTGCGTGGCCCGGGGCAAGCTGCGCCGCCGGATGGCGGAGGGGGAGGGTCCCGGTCGCATCGTGCCCGGGGACCGGGTCCGGTTTGGGCTCCTCTCCGGGGAGGAGGGCGTCATCGAGGAGGTGCTGCCGCGGACCCACCAGCTGGCAAAGCCCGCGGCCGCGGATCCCCACCGCCTCCAGGTCATCGCCGCGAACGTGGACCAGGCCTGCGTGGTCTTCGCGAGCCGCCGGCCAGACCCCGACCCGCACGCCATCGACCGCTTCCTGGCCTTGGCGGAGGGGAGCGGGCTCCGGCCCTTCCTCTGCTTTAACAAGGTGGACCTGGGCGAGCCCGGGGAGCTCGCGCACCTGTACGGACGCATCGGCTATCCCGTGCTGCGCACGAGCGCCCTCACCGGCGAGGGCCTGGAGACCCTGCGGGAGACCCTGCGCGGCCACCTCACGGTGATCGTGGGGCCCAGCGGGGTGGGCAAAAGCAGCCTCCTCAACGCCCTGCTGCGTACCCACCGCCTCCGGGTGGGGGAGGTGAGCCCCCGGACCGGGCGGGGCCGGCACACCACCACCGCCGCGGAGCTGGTGACGGTGGGGGAGGACGCCTTCGTGGTGGATACCCCGGGGGTTCAGGTCCTGGAGTTCGTGCACCTGCGGCCCGAGGAGATCGCTCGGTGTTTTCCGGAAATCCGGGAGCGGGCAAGGGGGTGTGCGTTCGGGGACTGCCTGCACCGTGCGGAGCCGGGTTGCGCGGTCCGGGAGGCCATCGCGGCGGGGGAGATCCCCCTCAGCCGGTACGAGAGCTACCTGCGCATGTTGGAGGAGGCGGAGGAGGCGGAGCGGGAGCGGTACGCATGA
- a CDS encoding kelch repeat-containing protein: MERLSRRIFLGRAVAGLAGAFLESLWPGVVHSAPARGRWASRAPLPFPRTEVSVAALDGKVYVIGGYALGRVDQPLNQVYDPGTDTWSDLTPMPRGLNHVAVVGFQGRIYAFGGFVEQNRSAVEDAYVYDPRENRWERIAPLPGKRGAASAAALGGVIHVVGGRDVQSVGTHEVYDPQRDRWEVRAPLPDPRDHMGLVVLRGRIHAIGGRFNTFARNLASHHVYDPSRDRWERLAPLPHPRSGVAAAVLRDRIYVFGGEEVGRVFADADAYDPEQDRWVPVAPMPTPRHGTGAAAVGEWIYVPGGGLTVGGSRPSAVHEAFRPD, translated from the coding sequence ATGGAGCGACTGAGCCGTCGGATCTTCCTTGGGCGAGCCGTCGCGGGGCTTGCGGGCGCGTTCCTGGAGAGCCTGTGGCCGGGCGTGGTCCACTCAGCCCCTGCACGGGGGCGGTGGGCGTCGCGGGCGCCTCTCCCCTTTCCCCGGACCGAGGTCAGCGTGGCTGCCCTGGACGGAAAGGTGTACGTGATCGGCGGGTATGCGCTCGGCCGGGTGGACCAGCCCCTGAACCAGGTGTACGATCCGGGCACCGACACCTGGAGCGACCTCACCCCGATGCCCCGGGGCTTGAACCACGTCGCCGTGGTGGGTTTTCAGGGTCGGATCTATGCCTTTGGGGGCTTCGTGGAGCAGAACCGCAGCGCGGTAGAAGACGCCTACGTGTACGACCCGCGGGAAAACCGGTGGGAGCGCATCGCTCCCCTCCCCGGCAAGCGGGGGGCCGCTTCTGCGGCTGCCCTCGGCGGGGTGATCCACGTGGTGGGTGGAAGAGACGTGCAGAGCGTGGGCACCCACGAGGTGTACGATCCTCAGCGGGACCGTTGGGAGGTCCGGGCGCCGTTGCCGGATCCGCGAGACCACATGGGGCTTGTGGTGCTCAGAGGGCGGATCCACGCCATCGGTGGCCGGTTCAACACCTTCGCTCGGAATCTCGCCAGCCACCACGTGTACGATCCATCGCGCGACCGGTGGGAGCGCCTCGCACCTCTTCCCCACCCGCGTAGCGGGGTCGCGGCGGCGGTTTTGAGGGATCGCATCTACGTGTTCGGCGGCGAGGAGGTGGGTCGGGTGTTCGCGGACGCTGACGCCTACGATCCCGAGCAGGACCGGTGGGTTCCCGTGGCCCCCATGCCCACTCCCCGGCATGGCACAGGGGCCGCCGCGGTGGGGGAGTGGATCTACGTCCCCGGCGGTGGCCTCACCGTGGGCGGAAGCCGCCCCTCTGCGGTTCACGAGGCCTTCCGGCCGGATTGA
- a CDS encoding histidine phosphatase family protein, with amino-acid sequence MTTRVFLVRHGQTEWNAQRRYQGRSDSPLTPLGQDQMRRLAAALAQEPVAAVYTSPLGRCRWGAERIAAVHGLEPIPEPDLVELNHGILDGLRVEEMEAEVGELVRRWWRDPARVRLPGGETLEEARARAMRAFGRIVAEHPNGTVVVVSHAGINRLILLTLLGAPLSAYFRLQQHNGAINLIEASGEEARIVTLNDTCYLKLPSEDPGLIGQE; translated from the coding sequence ATGACCACCCGGGTGTTCCTGGTGCGCCACGGGCAGACGGAGTGGAACGCCCAGCGCCGCTATCAGGGCCGCTCCGACTCTCCCCTCACGCCCCTCGGGCAGGATCAGATGCGTCGGCTCGCCGCGGCCCTCGCTCAGGAGCCCGTGGCCGCGGTGTATACGAGCCCCCTCGGTCGGTGCCGGTGGGGCGCGGAGCGCATCGCGGCCGTGCACGGGCTAGAACCCATCCCGGAGCCGGATCTGGTGGAGCTGAACCACGGGATCCTCGACGGCTTGCGGGTGGAGGAGATGGAGGCGGAGGTGGGGGAACTCGTGCGCCGGTGGTGGCGGGATCCGGCCCGGGTGCGCCTGCCGGGCGGGGAGACTCTGGAGGAGGCCCGGGCCCGGGCCATGCGGGCCTTTGGACGCATCGTGGCGGAGCATCCTAACGGGACCGTGGTGGTGGTTTCCCACGCGGGCATCAACCGTCTGATCCTCCTCACCCTGCTCGGTGCACCCCTCAGTGCCTACTTCCGCCTGCAGCAGCACAACGGCGCCATCAACCTCATCGAGGCCTCCGGGGAGGAGGCGCGCATCGTCACCCTCAACGACACCTGCTACCTCAAGCTCCCCTCGGAGGACCCAGGGCTGATCGGGCAGGAGTAG
- a CDS encoding BON domain-containing protein, with amino-acid sequence MGTRDPETRRLEIRLGARVETADGPVGQVTRVVVSPRERRIRALVVRDPQGREVLVPADRVADATEEEVRLALRLSDLDRLEPYRAGDHAPASLAWPGWKGLRSDGALLRLPGSLRRMEGVERRVEAEAEARPDESFATIRRGQRVLCHDGPIGQVDMVLVDAQTGKVQHLVIRRGWLFSRDVAVPADWVSTITPDAVILEASREAVAHLPLYRPDDELRRDVEEALHRDELLRVLGLPIRVEVEDGVVHLLGHVHNRALAARAEELTRSVPGVLGVENRLVVDLELLQQVSAALVANPKVRHLPVHVRVREGIVELTGSAPTLEDAREVERTVAALPGVRAVSNRLAAPGIPERWAWVVQPEVGQPVFATDVEVGRVEAVVLDPASRRVVGVVVHGEFPDAGAPPDAAGPLWERSVVIPLEQVERVTLGGVFLNVHAGAAAENPDLDPERYPPPPPDWTPPFPYREGDVRLMPERT; translated from the coding sequence ATGGGGACGCGAGATCCCGAGACCCGTCGGTTGGAGATCCGGCTCGGTGCCCGGGTGGAGACCGCGGACGGGCCTGTGGGGCAGGTCACGCGGGTGGTGGTGAGCCCGCGGGAGCGACGCATCCGGGCCCTCGTGGTCCGAGATCCCCAGGGTCGGGAGGTCCTCGTCCCCGCGGATCGGGTGGCGGACGCCACGGAGGAGGAAGTCCGGCTGGCCCTGCGGCTGTCGGACCTCGATCGGCTGGAGCCGTATCGGGCCGGGGATCACGCGCCCGCGAGCCTTGCGTGGCCCGGCTGGAAAGGGTTGCGCTCGGACGGGGCCCTGTTGCGGCTTCCGGGCTCGTTGCGCCGGATGGAGGGGGTGGAGCGGCGGGTGGAGGCGGAGGCCGAAGCCCGGCCCGACGAGTCCTTCGCCACCATCCGCCGAGGGCAGCGGGTGCTGTGTCACGACGGCCCCATCGGGCAGGTGGACATGGTGCTGGTGGACGCGCAGACCGGGAAGGTCCAGCACCTGGTGATCCGCCGGGGATGGCTGTTTTCCCGGGACGTGGCGGTGCCCGCGGACTGGGTGAGCACCATCACCCCGGACGCGGTGATCCTGGAGGCTTCCCGGGAGGCGGTGGCGCACCTCCCCCTGTACCGTCCGGACGACGAGCTGCGGCGGGACGTGGAGGAGGCCCTGCACCGGGACGAGCTGTTGCGGGTTCTGGGGCTTCCCATCCGCGTGGAGGTGGAGGACGGGGTCGTGCACCTGCTGGGGCACGTGCACAACCGGGCGCTCGCGGCCCGCGCGGAGGAACTGACGCGTTCCGTCCCGGGCGTCCTGGGCGTGGAGAACCGGCTCGTGGTAGACCTCGAGCTCCTCCAGCAGGTCTCCGCGGCGCTGGTGGCCAACCCGAAGGTGCGGCACCTCCCCGTGCACGTGCGGGTTCGGGAAGGCATCGTGGAGCTCACGGGCTCCGCTCCCACCCTGGAGGACGCCCGGGAGGTGGAGCGCACCGTGGCAGCGCTTCCGGGCGTGCGGGCGGTCAGCAACCGCCTCGCCGCACCCGGGATCCCGGAGCGCTGGGCGTGGGTGGTGCAGCCGGAGGTGGGCCAGCCCGTATTCGCCACGGACGTGGAGGTGGGCCGGGTGGAGGCGGTGGTCCTCGATCCCGCGAGCCGCCGGGTGGTGGGGGTGGTGGTGCACGGCGAGTTCCCGGATGCGGGTGCCCCTCCGGACGCCGCGGGTCCGCTGTGGGAGCGGAGCGTGGTGATCCCGCTGGAGCAGGTTGAGCGGGTGACCCTGGGCGGGGTGTTCCTCAACGTGCACGCGGGCGCCGCCGCGGAGAACCCGGACCTGGATCCGGAGCGGTACCCCCCTCCGCCTCCGGACTGGACGCCCCCGTTTCCCTACCGTGAGGGGGACGTGCGGTTGATGCCGGAGCGGACCTAA